One region of Fragaria vesca subsp. vesca linkage group LG4, FraVesHawaii_1.0, whole genome shotgun sequence genomic DNA includes:
- the LOC101313110 gene encoding chaperone protein ClpC, chloroplastic-like yields the protein MARVLVHSTNIPGLVAGQRLGQSKGSGNARRSTKMMCSLRTPALRISSFSGLRSVNALDIMARPGQDLYSKVGVAISSRRRKASRCVPKAMFERFTEKAIKVIMLAQEEARRLGHNFVGTEQILLGLIGEGTGIAAKVLKSMGINLKDARVEVEKIIGRGSGFVAVEIPFTPRAKRVLELSLEEARQLGHNYIGSEHLLLGLLREGEGVAARVLENLGADPSNIRTQVIRMVGESTEAVGVGAGQGTSGNKMPTLEEYGTNLTKLAEEGKLDPVVGRQPQIERVVQILGRRTKNNPCLIGEPGVGKTAIAEGLAQRIASGDVPETIEGKKVITLDMGLLVAGTKYRGEFEERLKKLMEEIKQSDEIILFIDEVHTLIGAGAAEGAIDAANILKPALARGELQCIGATTLDEYRKHIEKDPALERRFQPVKVPEPTVDETIQILRGLRERYEIHHKLRYTDEALISAAQLSYQYISDRFLPDKAIDLIDEAGSRVRLRHAQLPEEARELDKELRQITKEKNEAVRSQDFEKAGELRDREMDLKTQITAITEKGKEMSKAESEAGDVGPLVTEVDIQHIVASWTGIPVDKVSADESDRLLKMEETLHTRVIGQDEAVKAISRAIRRARVGLKNPNRPIASFIFSGPTGVGKSELAKALAAYYFGSQEAMIRLDMSEFMERHTVSKLIGSPPGYVGYTEGGQLTEAVRRRPYTVVLFDEIEKAHPDVFNMMLQILEDGRLTDSKGRTVDFKNTLLIMTSNVGSSVIEKGGRRIGFDLDYDEKDSSYNRIKSLVTEELKQYFRPEFLNRLDEMIVFRQLTKLEVKEIADIMLKEVFERLKTKEIELQVTERFRDRVVDEGYNPSYGARPLRRAIMRLLEDSMAEKMLAREIKEGDSVIVDVDSDGNVTVLNGNSGSAGSLPEPVPV from the exons ATGGCTAGGGTTTTGGTTCACTCTACTAATATTCCTGGTCTGGTTGCCGGGCAAAGGCTTGGTCAATCTAAAGGCTCTGGAAATGCTAGAAGGTCAACGAAGATGATGTGCTCTTTACGAACTCCTGCTTTGAGAATTAGCAGTTTCTCGGGACTCCGTAGTGTTAATGCGTTAGATATCATGGCGAGGCCTGGGCAAGACTTATATTCTAAGGTGGGAGTAGCTATCTCATCCCGGCGTCGAAAGGCCAGCAGATGTGTGCCTAAAGCTATGTTTGAGCGCTTCACGGAAAAGGCAATAAAGGTTATTATGCTTGCACAAGAGGAAGCAAGGCGACTTGGTCACAACTTCGTTGGTACTGAGCAGATACTCTTGGGTCTTATTGGTGAAGGAACTGGAATTGCTGCCAAGGTCCTTAAATCTATGGGAATCAATCTTAAAGATGCACGCGTTGAAGTGGAAAAGATCATTGGAAGGGGCAGTGGCTTTGTTGCTGTTGAAATCCCATTCACTCCTCGTGCAAAGCGAGTTCTGGAACTGTCGCTGGAGGAAGCTCGCCAACTAG GTCATAACTATATTGGATCTGAGCACTTGCTTCTGGGACTGCTTCGGGAAGGTGAGGGTGTGGCAGCTCGTGTTCTTGAGAATTTAGGTGCTGACCCCAGCAATATTCGCACACAG GTTATTCGTATGGTGGGTGAGAGCACAGAAGCTGTTGGTGTTGGAGCTGGACAGGGAACTAGTGGCAACAAGATGCCAACTCTAGAGGAGTATGGAACCAATTTGACTAAGCTAGCAGAGGAG GGAAAGCTGGATCCTGTTGTTGGAAGACAACCTCAAATTGAACGCGTTGTCCAAATTTTGGGCAGGCGAACAAAGAACAATCCCTGCCTTATTGGAGAGCCTGGCGTTGGGAAGACTGCAATTGCAGAAGGTCTTGCTCAACGAATTGCAAGTGGCGATGTGCCTGAAACAATAGAGGGAAAGAAG GTTATCACTCTGGATATGGGTCTTCTTGTTGCTGGTACTAAATACCGTGGAGAGTTTGAGGAAAGATTAAAGAAGCTAATGGAGGAAATCAAACAAAGTGATGAGATAATCTTGTTTATTGATGAGGTGCACACTCTAATTGGAGCAGGAGCAGCAGAAGGTGCAATTGATGCTGCAAATATATTAAAACCAGCCCTGGCAAGAGGTGAACTGCAG TGTATTGGAGCCACCACTCTTGATGAATACAGAAAACACATTGAGAAAGACCCTGCATTGGAAAGACGTTTTCAACCTGTTAAAGTTCCTGAACCAACTGTGGACGAAACTATACAGATTTTGCGAGGGCTCCGGGAGCGATATGAGATTCACCACAAACTCCGGTATACTGATGAAGCTCTGATTTCTGCTGCCCAGCTATCATACCAGTACATCAG TGATCGATTTCTACCTGATAAAGCAATCGACTTGATTGATGAAGCTGGATCTCGAGTTCGCCTTCGTCATGCACAG CTACCTGAAGAAGCTAGAGAACTTGACAAGGAACTGAGACAGATTACCAAGGAGAAGAATGAAGCTGTACGGAGCCAAGACTTTGAAAAG GCTGGGGAGTTGCGTGACAGAGAAATGGACCTTAAGACACAGATCACTGCTATAACAGAGAAAGGCAAAGAGATGAGCAAGGCTGAGAGTGAGGCAGGGGATGTAGGACCTTTGGTAACCGAGGTGGATATTCAACATATCGTGGCCTCTTGGACAGGTATTCCTGTGGACAAAGTGTCAGCTGATGAATCCGATCGCCTCCTCAAGATGGAAGAGACCCTCCATACGCGAGTTATTGGTCAGGATGAAGCAGTCAAGGCTATCAGTCGTGCTATTCGCCGAGCCCGTGTTGGACTCAAGAATCCTAATCGTCCAATTGCCAGTTTCATCTTTTCTGGTCCAACTGGTGTTGGAAAATCCGAACTCGCAAAAGCTTTGGCTGCATACTACTTTGGTTCTCAAGAAGCCATGATCCGTCTTGATATGAGTGAATTCATGGAAAGGCACACTGTTTCAAAGCTTATTGGTTCACCTCCTGGTTATGTTGGTTACACTGAGGGAGGTCAGTTGACTGAAGCTGTTAGACGCCGTCCTTACACTGTGGTGCTTTTTGATGAGATTGAGAAGGCTCATCCGGATGTCTTCAACATGATGCTTCAAATTCTTGAGGATGGAAGATTGACAGACAGTAAGGGCAGAACTGTAGATTTCAAGAACACACTTCTGATCATGACTTCTAATGTTGGAAGCAGTGTAATTGAGAAAGGAGGCCGCCGTATAGGATTTGACCTTGATTACGATGAGAAGGACAGCAGTTACAATCGCATCAAGAGCTTGGTGACAGAGGAGTTGAAACAGTACTTTAGACCAGAGTTCCTAAATAGGTTGGATGAAATGATCGTCTTCCGCCAGCTCACAAAGTTAGAGGTGAAGGAAATAGCAGATATAATGCTGAAGGAGGTTTTTGAAAGGCTGAAGACTAAAGAGATAGAGCTTCAAGTGACAGAGAGGTTCAGAGATAGGGTGGTTGATGAAGGATACAATCCAAGCTATGGGGCAAGGCCTCTAAGAAGAGCTATAATGAGACTTCTGGAGGATAGCATGGCTGAGAAGATGCTAGCAAGGGAGATCAAAGAGGGTGACTCCGTTATTGTGGATGTCGATTCTGATGGGAATGTAACTGTGCTCAATGGTAACAGTGGTTCTGCTGGATCTTTGCCAGAGCCTGTTCCCGTTTGA
- the LOC101313405 gene encoding uncharacterized protein LOC101313405, protein MTKRKRCATHNNVSKMLCVQDVIEWEGSTFYYVRNRRGIALFKQAKPLLQQYDRDVLTALTHRWINNETCPSLSTKNVGIRDNKAFLPLEGLNGRRDYPTLYLEYLIDVHGTDGEFRARDDLYQKLRQPMFLSAFKNIYFHPFHQGEEELSDFPARVVENLKFRKVQYRCKGQKWIKAYNHWEGRFYGRRIDLIETVMVDLQLLRVYVKGSYKNTAAKEAALVRNIILHLNEQKIKVDTEIYDKTEMLEIIYDHFPDINFMLFEFCQYCGVDLDFTKLRKFYKA, encoded by the exons ATGACGAAGCGCAAGAGATGTGCCACTCACAACAATGTGAGCAAGATGCTCTGCGTACAAGACGTGATCGAATGGGAGGGCTCAACATTCTATTACGTAAGGAATCGGCGCGGAATTGCTCTATTCAAACAAGCCAAACCCTTATTACAGCAATACGATCG GGACGTATTAACAGCATTGACGCACCGATGGATAAACAATGAAACTTGTCCATCGTTGAGTACTAAAAATGTAGGGATCAGAGACAATAAGGCCTTCCTCCCTTTGGAAGGTCTGAACGGTCGCAGAGATTATCCAACCCTTTATCTGGAGTATCTCATTGATGTTCATGGTACAGACGGTGAATTTAGGGCACGGGATGACCTGTACCAGAAACTGAGGCAGCCTATGTTTCT GAGCGCCTTCAAAAACATATATTTCCACCCTTTCCACCAAGGTGAGGAAGAACTCTCAGACTTTCCTGCCCGTGTTGTGGAGAATTTGAAGTTCAGAAAGGTCCAGTATAGGTGTAAGGGACAGAAATGGATCAAGGCGTATAATCACTGGGAAGGGAGGTTCTATGGAAGGAGGATCGATCTTATTGAAACTGTAATGGTGGACCTTCAGCTTCTAAGAGTGTATGTGAAGGGCAGTTACAAAAATACTGCTGCTAAAGAGGCTGCACTAGTAAGGAATATCATCCTTCACCTCAACGAACAAAAGATTAAGGTTGACACGGAGATCTATGACAAAACAGAGATGTTGGAAATCATTTATGATCACTTCCCGGATATCAACTTCATGCTGTTTGAATTTTGCCAGTATTGTGGAGTCGATTTGGACTTCACAAAACTGCGCAAATTTTATAA AGCTTGA